Proteins from one Telopea speciosissima isolate NSW1024214 ecotype Mountain lineage chromosome 1, Tspe_v1, whole genome shotgun sequence genomic window:
- the LOC122660281 gene encoding 4-hydroxy-tetrahydrodipicolinate synthase, chloroplastic-like, with product MCSLKSYSACLREATLQLPHFAGTSNRKRRNVRRCSPKAAIHQDIHLPMHSLELKNRSSVEEIRSIRLMAAIKTPYLPDGRIDLEAYDAMLHMQILGGADGVLVGGSTGEGELLSWDEHITLIGHTVDCCGGLIKVVGHTGSNSTSKAINDTEHGFAVGMDAALQVNPFYCKTSLEALVAHFEAVLPMGPTIIYNVPVRTGQDIPPSVIHTIALNANMAGVKETVGNNRVKEYTDEGIVVWTGNDIECHDARWEFGAVGVASISSNLVPRLMWELMFEGKNPSLNSKLTPLFKWLLHEPNPIGVNTALAQLGVIKPVFRLPYLPLPRERRVEFVSIVNQLGRENFVGDRDVQVLEDDDFIVVSRY from the exons ATGTGTTCGTTGAAGAGCTATAGTGCTTGCTTAAGGgaggcaaccttacagcttccGCATTTTGCAGGCACCAGTAACCGTAagag GAGGAATGTAAGACGGTGTTCTCCAAAAGCAGCCATTCACCAGGATATCCATCTTCCGATGCACAGTCTTGAGCTCAAAAACAG GAGTTCGGTAGAGGAGATAAGGTCAATTAGATTAATGGCTGCCATTAAGACTCCATATCTACCTGATGGCAGAATTGACCTTGAAGCTTACGATGCCATGTTGCATATGCAAATTTTAGGTGGTGCTGATGGTGTGCTAGTGGGTGGCTCAACGGGTGAAGGGGAACTGTTGAGTTGGGATGAACACATCACGCTCATTGGGCACACAGTTGATTGTTGTGGCGGATTGATTAAGGTGGTTGGACACACCGGAAGCAACTCAACAAGTAAAGCAATCAATGACACTGAACATGGTTTTGCTGTTGGAATGGATGCTGCCCTTCAGGTCAATCCTTTTTATTGCAAGACATCCTTGGAAGCTTTGGTTGCTCATTTTGAGGCCGTTCTTCCCATGGGACCTACCATTATCTACAATGTTCCAGTTAGAACTGGTCAAGATATTCCTCCTTCTGTTATCCACACCATTGCCTTGAATGCTAACATGGCTGGTGTCAAGGAGACTGTGGGCAACAATAGAGTGAAAGAATACACTGATGAGGGAATCGTGGTATGgactgggaatgacattgagtGTCATGACGCAaggtgggagtttggggctgttGGAGTGGCTTCTATTTCTTCCAACTTGGTTCCTCGATTGATGTGGGAGCTAATGTTTGAGGGCAAGAACCCTTCTCTGAATTCAAAGCTTACACCTTTGTTTAAGTGGTTGTTACATGAGCCTAACCCCATTGGCGTGAACACAGCTCTAGCCCAGCTTGGTGTGATCAAGCCCGTGTTTCGGTTGCCTTATTTACCTCTTCCTAGAGAAAGGAGGGTGGAATTTGTGAGTATAGTGAACCAACTTGGACGTGAGAATTTTGTGGGAGATAGAGATGTACAAGTTCTCGAAGATGATGATTTTATCGTGGTCTCTCGGTATTAA